The Desulfovibrio fairfieldensis sequence CATATCCAGATGATCGCGCTGGGCGGGGCCATCGGCACCGGCCTGTTCTACGGTTCCGCCGCCTCCATCTCCCTGGCCGGGCCGTCCGTGCTGCTGGCCTATCTGCTGGGCGGAGCCGTGATCTGGCTGATCATGCGCATGATGGGCGAAATGGCCGTGGCCGAACCCGTGAGCGGCGCATTCAGCCACTTCGCCTACACGTATTGGGGCGAATTCCCCGGCTTCCTCTCCGGCTGGAATTACTGGTTTCTCTATGTGGCCGTGAGCATGACCGAGCTCTCGGTAGTGGGCATCTACGTCAACTACTGGCTGCCGGATTTCCCGCAGTGGCTCGCGGCCTTTCTGGTGCTGGCCGGGGTTACCGCCGTCAACCTGATTCAGGTAAAACTCTATGGCGAGCTGGAATTCTGGTTCGCTCTGATCAAGGTGGCGGCGGTTCTCGGCATGATCGGCCTGGGCGTGGCGCTGATCGTGCTGAACGCGGACCGGGGCCCCGGTGGAGCGGACGCGCCGGGCTTTGCCAATCTCTGGCGGCACGGCGGTTTTTTCCCGCACGGCATATGGGGCATGCTGCTCTCCCTGGTGCTGGTCATGTTTTCCTTCGGCGGCACGGAACTCATCGCGGTCACCGCCGGGGAGGCCGACAATCCGAAGAAAAGCCTGCCCAAAGCCATTCGTCTGGTGCTGCGCCGCATTCTGCTGTTCTACATCGGCGCGCTGGCGGTCATGATGATCATCTATCCCTGGAACAAGGTGGGCATGGACGGCAGTCCCTTTGTGCTGATCTTTTCCGGCCTGGGCATTCCGGCGGCGGCCGGAATTCTCAACCTTGTGGTGCTGTCCGCCGCCGTGTCAGTGTACAACAGCGGCGCTTACAGCAATGCGCGCATGCTCTACAGTCTGGCCCTGCAGGGCAACGCCCCGGCCTTTTTCGCCAAACTCAACCGCCACGGCGCGCCCTATCGGGGCACGCTGTTTTCCTCGCTCTGCACGGCAGTCATTGTGCTGCTCAACTGGCTTTTCCCCGGCAAGGTCTTTCTCTATGTGGTCTCCATCGCCACTGCCGCCGCCCTGCTGACCTGGGGCATGATCGCCCTCACCCACCTCCGCTTCCGCCGCATCCGCGACGCGCGCGCCTCCAG is a genomic window containing:
- a CDS encoding amino acid permease, giving the protein MEQDQKRESGRKLQRGLKNRHIQMIALGGAIGTGLFYGSAASISLAGPSVLLAYLLGGAVIWLIMRMMGEMAVAEPVSGAFSHFAYTYWGEFPGFLSGWNYWFLYVAVSMTELSVVGIYVNYWLPDFPQWLAAFLVLAGVTAVNLIQVKLYGELEFWFALIKVAAVLGMIGLGVALIVLNADRGPGGADAPGFANLWRHGGFFPHGIWGMLLSLVLVMFSFGGTELIAVTAGEADNPKKSLPKAIRLVLRRILLFYIGALAVMMIIYPWNKVGMDGSPFVLIFSGLGIPAAAGILNLVVLSAAVSVYNSGAYSNARMLYSLALQGNAPAFFAKLNRHGAPYRGTLFSSLCTAVIVLLNWLFPGKVFLYVVSIATAAALLTWGMIALTHLRFRRIRDARASSGDGGFRAPGCPWLNYACLAFLALVLALMTQLDDTRPAVLLLPLWLGVLYTGFRLKKAREKRRDAARDAEARPR